From the Takifugu flavidus isolate HTHZ2018 chromosome 12, ASM371156v2, whole genome shotgun sequence genome, one window contains:
- the mrpl28 gene encoding 39S ribosomal protein L28, mitochondrial yields the protein MPLHKFPPKLWDALKLKQGIYSRLPRHYLKSLEYKEPTPVHWRPLGVQHRVNKDTGQKERVQDVPVPIYYPPESQDGLWGGEGWISGYRYANNDKMSNRLPKTWKPQLFKRELYSEILDHKFTITVSARALDLIDAAYGFDFYILKTPKEDLNSKLGMDLKRAMLLRLSRRNTELYPDDPVKREKVYNKYKQFEIPEEEAEWVGLNLEEAVEKQRQLEHKEPDPLFKVYVDKLVEELRLQKLSEPHVIERK from the exons ATGCCTCTTCACAAGTTCCCCCCCAAACTATGGGATGCCTTGAAACTGAAGCAAGGCATCTATAGCCGTCTGCCGCGGCACTACCTCAAGTCCCTTGAGTATAAAGAGCCCACCCCGGTCCATTGGAGGCCTCTGGGGGTTCAGCACCGAGTCAACAAAGACACGGGGCAGAAGGAACGGGTGCAGGATGTCCCCGTTCCAATCTACTACCCTCCAGAATCCCAGGATGGTCTGTGGGGAGGAGAAGGTTGGATAAGTGGCTACCGATATGCCAACAATGACAAA ATGTCCAACCGTCTGCCGAAGACCTGGAAGCCACAGTTGTTCAAGAGGGAGTTGTACAGCGAGATCCTGGACCACAAGTTCACCATCACGGTCTCGGCCCGGGCACTGGACCTCATCGATGCTGCCTACGGATTTGATTTTTACATTCTCAAA ACACCAAAAGAAGACTTGAACTCCAAGTTAGGTATGGACCTAAAGAGAGCCATGTTACTTCGCCTGTCCCGCAGGAACACAGAGCTTTACCCCGATGACCCTGTCAAGAGGGAGAAGGTCTACAACAAATATAAG cagtttgagattccagaggaggaggcagaatgGGTGGGACTGAATCTGGAGGAAGCTGTAGAGAAACAAAGACAGCTGGAACACAag GAGCCGGATCCTCTGTTCAAGGTCTACGTGGacaagctggtggaggagctgcgcctCCAAAAACTCTCAGAGCCGCATGTGATagagaggaaatga
- the LOC130534735 gene encoding uncharacterized protein LOC130534735 isoform X1, producing MKVLKWSLTGATMLLLVCQVAISQLCKSNTVLMDGFHTLFLLISIALTADTRSRTPPDSPLEFFASPIHNSNLSAESPVEPHLGTRPFPPGKNLRQISPPALGCGLNYKQCRIPIVRSFISALVLASLSLSSTIDIIGLFLEPKLVWLPLLLVVISSCSVLLKMLFLWFYWDRFSDASLHLSRGERAKGRAEPGRVLCDVSRLQSAADDSLLNGALVLCNPATSGPSDSDARNPGPQGGHHLPAAAPQQCGDEDQSHSKGVTSQMSEECCTANVGPTSSDDSPSSNSPHHMEEALQTPLCLLLSVCGIQVLGAAVLALIHSLALLVHNPQCLRGSGTCSPLVYLDPCFSLLAMVILFAICIPQVSRHGMLLLEATPLGISVSDLQQKIESVPGVQSAHDLHIWELSELFLVASVHVHCHSDFKTDRCADLLSEVLKVLQSVGVSCCTIQPEFASCSGPSITQSEDVSRPHRPTCSLACAEACAASICCSPSEVETIPPPAAAALQESQLTDLGN from the exons ATGAAGGTGCTGAAGTGGTCCTTGACGGGGGccaccatgctgctgctggtctgccAGGTCGCCATCAGCCAGCTGTGCAAGTCCAACACCGTCCTGATGGATGGCTTCCACACACTCTTCCTTCTCATCAGCATCGCTCTGACTGCTGACACCAGGAGCAGAACCCCTCCGGACTCCCCTCTGGAGTTCTTTGCATCACCAATACACAATTCTAACCTCTCTGCTGAGTCCCCCGTCGAACCCCACCTTGGCACCCGGCCATTCCCTCCTGGGAAGAACCTAAGGCAGATCTCACCGCCGGCTCTCGGGTGTGGTCTGAATTACAAACAGTGCAGGATTCCCATCGTGAGGAGCTTCATCTCCGCTCTGGTCTtggcctctctgtctctgtcttccACCATTGACATCATTGGCCTCTTCTTGGAGCCCAAACTGGTCtggcttcctctgctgctcgtgGTAATCAGCTCTTGCAGCGTCCTCCTGAAGATGCTGTTtctctggttttactgggatCGGTTCTCAGACGCTTCCCTGCACCTGAGCAGAGGCG AAAGAGCCAAAGGCCGAGCTGAGCCAGGGCGAGTCCTGTGTGATGTTAGCCGGCTCCAATCCGCCGCTGATGACTCCCTCCTCAATGGGGCCCTAGTCCTCTGTAACCCGGCAACCTCTGGCCCCTCAGACAGCGACGCCCGAAACCCCGGCCCACAGGGAGGGCACCAcctgccagctgcagctccacagcagtGCGGGGACGAAGACCAGAGCCACTCAAAGGGAGTCACCTCGCAGATGTCGGAAGAATGTTGCACTGCAAATGTTG GTCCAACCAGTTCAGACGATTCCCCGAGCAGCAATTCCCCACACCACATGGAGGAAGCTCTCCAGACGCcgctctgcctcctgctgtctgtctgtggcaTTCAGGTTCTCGGAGCGGCCGTCCTGGCTCTGATCCACAGCTTGGCCCTGCTGGTGCACAACCCACAGTGCCTGCGTGGCTCTGGGACCTGCAGCCCCCTGGTTTACCTGGATCCTTGCTTCTCTCTACTGGCCATGGTTATATTGTTTGCCATATGCATTCCACAG GTGTCCAGACATGGAATGTTGCTGCTGGAAGCCACACCTCTAGGCATATCCGTTTCGGACCTCCAGCAGAAGATTGAGAGCGTCCCCGGCGTGCAGTCCGCGCACGATCTACATATCTGGGAGTTAAGCGAATTGTTCCTGGTGGCTTCTGTTCACGTGCACTGCCATTCTGACTTTAAGACAGACAG GTGTGCTGATCTGTTGTCCGAGGTCTTAAAGGTGCTGCAGAGTGTTGGAGTGAGTTGCTGTACAATTCAGCCGGAGTTTGCCTCCTGCTCTGgcccctccatcacccagaGCGAGGACGTGTCCCGTCCACACCGCCCGACCTGCAGCCTGGCCTGCGCAGAGGCCTGCGCCGCCAGCATTTGCTGTTCGCCATCAGAAGTGGAGACAATTccaccaccagctgcagcagcacttcaGGAATCTCAGCTGACTGACTTGGGCAACTGA
- the LOC130534735 gene encoding uncharacterized protein LOC130534735 isoform X2, whose amino-acid sequence MKVLKWSLTGATMLLLVCQVAISQLCKSNTVLMDGFHTLFLLISIALTADTRSRTPPDSPLEFFASPIHNSNLSAESPVEPHLGTRPFPPGKNLRQISPPALGCGLNYKQCRIPIVRSFISALVLASLSLSSTIDIIGLFLEPKLVWLPLLLVVISSCSVLLKMLFLWFYWDRFSDASLHLSRGERAKGRAEPGRVLCDVSRLQSAADDSLLNGALVLCNPATSGPSDSDARNPGPQGGHHLPAAAPQQCGDEDQSHSKGVTSQMSEECCTANVDDSPSSNSPHHMEEALQTPLCLLLSVCGIQVLGAAVLALIHSLALLVHNPQCLRGSGTCSPLVYLDPCFSLLAMVILFAICIPQVSRHGMLLLEATPLGISVSDLQQKIESVPGVQSAHDLHIWELSELFLVASVHVHCHSDFKTDRCADLLSEVLKVLQSVGVSCCTIQPEFASCSGPSITQSEDVSRPHRPTCSLACAEACAASICCSPSEVETIPPPAAAALQESQLTDLGN is encoded by the exons ATGAAGGTGCTGAAGTGGTCCTTGACGGGGGccaccatgctgctgctggtctgccAGGTCGCCATCAGCCAGCTGTGCAAGTCCAACACCGTCCTGATGGATGGCTTCCACACACTCTTCCTTCTCATCAGCATCGCTCTGACTGCTGACACCAGGAGCAGAACCCCTCCGGACTCCCCTCTGGAGTTCTTTGCATCACCAATACACAATTCTAACCTCTCTGCTGAGTCCCCCGTCGAACCCCACCTTGGCACCCGGCCATTCCCTCCTGGGAAGAACCTAAGGCAGATCTCACCGCCGGCTCTCGGGTGTGGTCTGAATTACAAACAGTGCAGGATTCCCATCGTGAGGAGCTTCATCTCCGCTCTGGTCTtggcctctctgtctctgtcttccACCATTGACATCATTGGCCTCTTCTTGGAGCCCAAACTGGTCtggcttcctctgctgctcgtgGTAATCAGCTCTTGCAGCGTCCTCCTGAAGATGCTGTTtctctggttttactgggatCGGTTCTCAGACGCTTCCCTGCACCTGAGCAGAGGCG AAAGAGCCAAAGGCCGAGCTGAGCCAGGGCGAGTCCTGTGTGATGTTAGCCGGCTCCAATCCGCCGCTGATGACTCCCTCCTCAATGGGGCCCTAGTCCTCTGTAACCCGGCAACCTCTGGCCCCTCAGACAGCGACGCCCGAAACCCCGGCCCACAGGGAGGGCACCAcctgccagctgcagctccacagcagtGCGGGGACGAAGACCAGAGCCACTCAAAGGGAGTCACCTCGCAGATGTCGGAAGAATGTTGCACTGCAAATGTTG ACGATTCCCCGAGCAGCAATTCCCCACACCACATGGAGGAAGCTCTCCAGACGCcgctctgcctcctgctgtctgtctgtggcaTTCAGGTTCTCGGAGCGGCCGTCCTGGCTCTGATCCACAGCTTGGCCCTGCTGGTGCACAACCCACAGTGCCTGCGTGGCTCTGGGACCTGCAGCCCCCTGGTTTACCTGGATCCTTGCTTCTCTCTACTGGCCATGGTTATATTGTTTGCCATATGCATTCCACAG GTGTCCAGACATGGAATGTTGCTGCTGGAAGCCACACCTCTAGGCATATCCGTTTCGGACCTCCAGCAGAAGATTGAGAGCGTCCCCGGCGTGCAGTCCGCGCACGATCTACATATCTGGGAGTTAAGCGAATTGTTCCTGGTGGCTTCTGTTCACGTGCACTGCCATTCTGACTTTAAGACAGACAG GTGTGCTGATCTGTTGTCCGAGGTCTTAAAGGTGCTGCAGAGTGTTGGAGTGAGTTGCTGTACAATTCAGCCGGAGTTTGCCTCCTGCTCTGgcccctccatcacccagaGCGAGGACGTGTCCCGTCCACACCGCCCGACCTGCAGCCTGGCCTGCGCAGAGGCCTGCGCCGCCAGCATTTGCTGTTCGCCATCAGAAGTGGAGACAATTccaccaccagctgcagcagcacttcaGGAATCTCAGCTGACTGACTTGGGCAACTGA
- the LOC130534735 gene encoding uncharacterized protein LOC130534735 isoform X3 yields MKVLKWSLTGATMLLLVCQVAISQLCKSNTVLMDGFHTLFLLISIALTADTRSRTPPDSPLEFFASPIHNSNLSAESPVEPHLGTRPFPPGKNLRQISPPALGCGLNYKQCRIPIVRSFISALVLASLSLSSTIDIIGLFLEPKLVWLPLLLVVISSCSVLLKMLFLWFYWDRFSDASLHLSRGERAKGRAEPGRVLCDVSRLQSAADDSLLNGALVLCNPATSGPSDSDARNPGPQGGHHLPAAAPQQCGDEDQSHSKGVTSQMSEECCTANVGPTSSDDSPSSNSPHHMEEALQTPLCLLLSVCGIQVLGAAVLALIHSLALLVHNPQCLRGSGTCSPLVYLDPCFSLLAMVILFAICIPQVSRHGMLLLEATPLGISVSDLQQKIESVPGVQSAHDLHIWECADLLSEVLKVLQSVGVSCCTIQPEFASCSGPSITQSEDVSRPHRPTCSLACAEACAASICCSPSEVETIPPPAAAALQESQLTDLGN; encoded by the exons ATGAAGGTGCTGAAGTGGTCCTTGACGGGGGccaccatgctgctgctggtctgccAGGTCGCCATCAGCCAGCTGTGCAAGTCCAACACCGTCCTGATGGATGGCTTCCACACACTCTTCCTTCTCATCAGCATCGCTCTGACTGCTGACACCAGGAGCAGAACCCCTCCGGACTCCCCTCTGGAGTTCTTTGCATCACCAATACACAATTCTAACCTCTCTGCTGAGTCCCCCGTCGAACCCCACCTTGGCACCCGGCCATTCCCTCCTGGGAAGAACCTAAGGCAGATCTCACCGCCGGCTCTCGGGTGTGGTCTGAATTACAAACAGTGCAGGATTCCCATCGTGAGGAGCTTCATCTCCGCTCTGGTCTtggcctctctgtctctgtcttccACCATTGACATCATTGGCCTCTTCTTGGAGCCCAAACTGGTCtggcttcctctgctgctcgtgGTAATCAGCTCTTGCAGCGTCCTCCTGAAGATGCTGTTtctctggttttactgggatCGGTTCTCAGACGCTTCCCTGCACCTGAGCAGAGGCG AAAGAGCCAAAGGCCGAGCTGAGCCAGGGCGAGTCCTGTGTGATGTTAGCCGGCTCCAATCCGCCGCTGATGACTCCCTCCTCAATGGGGCCCTAGTCCTCTGTAACCCGGCAACCTCTGGCCCCTCAGACAGCGACGCCCGAAACCCCGGCCCACAGGGAGGGCACCAcctgccagctgcagctccacagcagtGCGGGGACGAAGACCAGAGCCACTCAAAGGGAGTCACCTCGCAGATGTCGGAAGAATGTTGCACTGCAAATGTTG GTCCAACCAGTTCAGACGATTCCCCGAGCAGCAATTCCCCACACCACATGGAGGAAGCTCTCCAGACGCcgctctgcctcctgctgtctgtctgtggcaTTCAGGTTCTCGGAGCGGCCGTCCTGGCTCTGATCCACAGCTTGGCCCTGCTGGTGCACAACCCACAGTGCCTGCGTGGCTCTGGGACCTGCAGCCCCCTGGTTTACCTGGATCCTTGCTTCTCTCTACTGGCCATGGTTATATTGTTTGCCATATGCATTCCACAG GTGTCCAGACATGGAATGTTGCTGCTGGAAGCCACACCTCTAGGCATATCCGTTTCGGACCTCCAGCAGAAGATTGAGAGCGTCCCCGGCGTGCAGTCCGCGCACGATCTACATATCTGGGA GTGTGCTGATCTGTTGTCCGAGGTCTTAAAGGTGCTGCAGAGTGTTGGAGTGAGTTGCTGTACAATTCAGCCGGAGTTTGCCTCCTGCTCTGgcccctccatcacccagaGCGAGGACGTGTCCCGTCCACACCGCCCGACCTGCAGCCTGGCCTGCGCAGAGGCCTGCGCCGCCAGCATTTGCTGTTCGCCATCAGAAGTGGAGACAATTccaccaccagctgcagcagcacttcaGGAATCTCAGCTGACTGACTTGGGCAACTGA